TTTTGCCGCTAAAAGAAATTTTGTTCCGTGGGTCGAGAAAACAATTGTTGCAAAAAGAAATTGCTGCAAACAGACCAACACGTATCTGCGGGTCAAGAAAACAATTTTAATGCTTACTTTATGGGGATCAAACATCTCGGTCAGAGATACGTGCTTTAGAGCGACATCCCTACGAGAAAAGAACAATGCTCCAATCGAGCGCTCATTTAATAAAAATATCGCTCAATTATTTGGTTTTATAAGCGATTTTACCAATTGTCGTGAGTGAATTGAATGAAAATACTTGGGTTGGCATGGGGTCAATATCCTATATTAGAATTTTAACATTAACCCGATAAGATACAATGCTCGCAAATTCGAGAAATGATTCAATTGCTTACTTCATGCCGCTCAAACTTCTCATGCTTCAGCTTGATGTTGACTCGATAAGGTGCAGAGCTCCTCGTCACCGCCTCAATCGATGGGAGAAGGGTGGACGAACCGGGTACTCGCTCCAACATTTACCATaattataaaaaataaaagaaacactAAAAGAACCGGACGAAAACACTTTCGGCGGTGCGGTTTTTGCTCATGCGACACAGAGTAGCCAGAGATGAACCGAAACCACCCCGAAAACCCACCTCCCAAGGCTCTAGGGGCATTTTTGAGGGGGGTTTGTGGAGTTCAGGGGGGTGATAGGTTATTTCCTGAGACCCCAGGGGGGTATGTGGACTTTATCTGGTCTGCTCGTTCTAGTACCTTCCGGCCGGCCGGGCCCACCGTCAGTGCCTTCCTTGCAGCCCACGCCGGACGGCGCGCGGGCCCCACCGATCAACCGGCGCCGTCGGATTCCGATCGGACGGCCGGGCTCGCGTCATCTTCCACCTCTCGTCGGCCTCgaggcgaccccccccccccgctctctctcctcccctcgaTGAGAGAGAAACCCTAATCCCCCAATCCACTCGTCCAAATCCATCCCCTTTCCGATCCACCCCCCTCCGATccgcccgccgccagccgccagcCGCCAGCGGCAGATCTCGCCGACCGCCGCCCCGATCTGGTCCCGCCTCGCCGCCCCCGTCGGTCCTGGTCCGTCCCCCGATCTGGTCTCGCCGCCCGGTggagggaggggggcggcggaggaggagattCGATTCCGGAGGAGGATGGTCTgatgggcggcggcggggcgtcgATGTTGGATGAGGACGAAGCGCGCCGGATCTGACCGCGCACGGCCACCCCCACCGCCCATGCCGGCCGTCGGGGCGCGGCGCTCCACGCGGGTCTTCCTGCCCAGGGCGCACAAGCAGGCCCCGCGCTCGCCGGAGCCCGCCAGGGTCACGCGCTCCGCCAAGCGCCTCGccatctcctcaaaccactcccaCTGGCTCGGCTGGGAGCAGCGCGCCGCCAGcaccagcgacgacgacgacgacgatgacggcccCAAGCCGCGCACGCCGCAGCGCGAGCCGTCGCCCGACCGGCCCATGTCGCCGAGGTCCTTCGGGGCCGTGTACAGACGGAAGCGCCGCCAGAGGCCGCCGCCCGAGCCGGAGGACCTCGccaacggcgacggcgacgacggcagCGACAGGAGGTTCGGGCTCGTGTTCACCAGGAAGCACAAGCGTGCCAAGCTCGCCCCTTTCGGCCTGTGCTCCTCGTCCAGGGAGTTGGCTTCGACCGTCGGGCTCCTTGAAGACGCACATTTTCTGGGTGGCGCTGTCGGCAGCCGCAGCGCCGTGCTCGTCGTCCTCGTGGACGCGTCTTCCCCCGGGAGCTCGAGCCGGTTCTCGCGCCTCCTCCTGCCGGTGTTGCTGTGGCTGCGCCGGCGCCAGCGGAGCCATGTCCGGAGCCTGGCCTCGTTTCTTCTGGCCTCGCCGGCTGTTGCCACCGCGTTTGCTTCGCACGGGGTGCACTTTATCAGGCTCCAGCGCCAGAGAGCTGTAAGCAGCTTCTGTTTCATTCTATACAGCTTCTGTTCATTCATGTGCCTGCACTGCATCGACTGTTTGATTGACGCAGGTGCTTTTTTTCTTCTGTATGTAGAGTGCGTTGCTGCAGAGGCCTACGGTGAACTGCGGGTGGTGCGAGCTCCGTGGTGCTGGCCCGTCTCGGCAGCCGGTGCTGTCGGTCAACTTCTCGGCGTTCCCTTCTTACTTCCAGGGCTTGCATTCTGCGACAGCTCTTCGTTTCATATATCTGCCAGCCGTGATTCGCCGGGCCATGGGTTTGGCTGGAGGAGCTGAAGAAGAATCGTATTCTCGAGATCATCCAGAGGTGGATTCTGGGTCTCCGAGCACCGGGGACGCCACACCCGCTGTCGGATCTTACGGAGCGGTTCAGGATTATGTGCCCCTTGAGCAAGCTCCAGGAGTGGTGCTGCATGGTCTGCGGCTGAAGAAGCACCAGAGGAAGCGAAGCTCGATGAGGCATCCCCTGAGCCGGCGCCGCCGTCTCACAGTGAGATTTTCTGACAAGGAAATTGGAGTGAAGGAGGGCACCGTGACCTCTCAGACGGAACTGCAAAATCCACCATTGACCGGAGGCCCTGAGGTTTCCGAGGAACCTGTCCAGCCCAAGCCAGCAATGGAAATTTCTCTTGATCTGCTTGATAACATGGATGACAGCGATGTCTCGACGCCCATGGGACCAAGTGGGAAGCAAAAGAGGTCTTTTTTCAAAAGTCCCGTTGACCGCACGAGTGAAAGGCCGGCCCTGTCAGAGGTTAGGCAGAATATAGATACCTTCCGCTGCAAAGCAAACCTCTTGATTATTCAGGCTGATAGGTGCTGGAGGGAAGAGGGAGCTGAAGTTATGCTGGAACTATCAAACTCCAACGGGTGGTGCGTGGCTGTGAAGCTACACGGTGTCACTAGAGTCTCTCTTAAGCCTTCAGAGCAGAGGTTCTATGTCGTCAACCGGCACACCCATGCCTACGTCTGGGCGGTCGAAGATGGATGGAAGCTTGAGTTCCCTGACAAATGGGACTGGCTTTTATTCAAAGAATTGCACATCGAGGGCCGGGAGCGCAATTCTCAGGGAAAGATCATCCCGATTCCAGGTGTGCATGAGGTTTCCGATGGCATGGGAGGGACTGTAGCAGATCCTTTCTCACGCCCTGTGACAGACTATATCAGAACGGCGGATGATGAGGTTGCGCGGGCCCTCTCGAGAGATTCAGCTTATGACATGGACTCGGAGGATGAGGAGTGGCTCATTCAGCTGAAGCATGGGCCTTCCGATAGAAGGAGGACCCGCCTGAACCAGATTTCCTACGAAGATTTCGAGAAATTAATAACCTTGTTCGAAAAGGACGCCTACAATAATcctgaggaagctaatgatgtggATCAGCTTCTCTCCAGGCATCCTGCTTTAGGCAAGGGTGACAATGTCCTTGCCATATACGGATACTGGActaataagagagataagaaaggCACACCACTGCTTAGGATATTTCAGGTAAAGCCGGAGTATATCCCTTGCCTAATCCCCTGATGTGATCTTTACCGCAACCATCCTTTTTATTATGCCTTCTTTCATATTATCTAACCCAGCGAAATTGATTTTCCAAAGGGTGCACCTGCTGTAAGGCGAGGACGGCCGTCGCAGAAATCTTCTGTAAAAAAGAAGAGATCCGTGAAGAGACCACAAAGAAGCCAACCTGGCCGTGGGAAGCCTGGGTTCTTCTTGCAAGGTATTTAAAGCTCTGTAACATGCCCTGCTTTTGGATGCCgcaaaatcatttttttaaagtttgctGTACACAAATCGTGATGCTAGAGATCTTCTGTGACAGGGAACAATCAATGTCTTGTCTTTTTACGTTTTGCCATTTGACATAGTAACAATTAACCTCATTATGACCGAACATAGTGAACATTGCCGAGCTCAAGATATAGTATGTCTGTTGGCATTACCTTGGTTGTATATCTATTCTACCTCAGCATTCAGTTGCTGAAGTTATGGAACAATCTAACCTGTAAGGTATTTAAAGCTGTGTAACAAGCCCTGCTGTTGGTTGccacaaatattttttttgttggcTTTGCTGTATTCAAGTTGTGATGCTAGAGATCTTTTTATGGGAACCACCAATATGTAGTAACTTTTATTTATGTCTCGGCCTTCTCCATTTGCCATTGGACATTGTAACAACCAGAGCTCATTATGCCCGAACATAGTAAACATCATTGTTCCCAATACATAGTATaaccacccccttagttgtatatCTACTATACCTTAGCATTCAGTTGCTGAAGTTATTGGACAGTCCTGCTGCGGGTATTTAAAAACCCTGCTGTTGGACAGCACAAAATCTTCCTTTGTCTTTCGTGTAGTCAGACTGTGATGCTAGAAATCATTTGTGACAGGGAACCACCCGTACACTTGATGACTTTATAATACGTGACGTGTATGTCTTGTATTTTTGTGTTTGTCATTTATTTGACAATAGTATCATTTAAACTTCATTATGCCTGGATGAGCGTAGTAAGTAGGCATCATCGTCGCCGGCGGAGCTTAGTGTAGTCTTGGGGGGGAGGGGCACAGCCCTCCCAGCTTTGCACAATTCTTTGAAGGAAAAAAAAACAGAGGGATTAGTTGAAAGAAAATTAATAGTTTACTTCCTGAAATGTTCACTGATCATCGTGCTCAAAATATAGTAGTAagcttgtaatcatcctcttagcTGTATATCTATCATGCCCAAAATATAATTCATTCAGCTGCTGAAGTGATGTAGAACAGTCTTATCTGGCCTGTACTCATCATCCTTGTGTTGTGCATTCTGCTGTGTGCAGGTGGCGAAGGTGAGGCCTTGCAGAGGGTGGTGGAAGCCGACCGTGCCGCGAAACAGGCCGTAGACAAGGCCATCCAGCTGCGCAGCAGAGCCCAGGCCCTCATGGAGCGGGCCAACCTGGCGGCGTACAAGTCGGTGATGGCCGTGAGGATCGCCGATGCCGCGAGCGTGTCTGAGAGGTGCCGGGACGTCGTCTGGAGGAGCCTCGACTAGGCCTTGCTTCTTTCTTTTGTTCCCGCCGCATGTGTGATATCATTGGCTAGTCTGCGAGGCTGTGTTTTTTTTTCGCCCCATCCTCCTCTCCTCCGGTTGTAACTATGCGCAGAAGAAGCAGAAGCGGAAATTGATGGGTCCCGGGTCGGACTCGTAGACAAAGAAACTGTAATTCGTTTGTGTAAATGATATAGTTTGGTAGCTAGATGttggtggatggatggatggatccgTGCCTGACGACTCTGTATGTTATATGTAGTGCCCATGTTTTGACAGAGAAAAAAGATGAGGTATTGTTAGATCATAGAGGAGGTGAAAACAGTTGAATGAATGAACGAGTGGATGAATGGATCATCTGATCTGATGAGAGTGGCGTAAATGCGATTTTCCCTGAAACCTCCCATTATGAATGAATCATCTGATCTGATGAGAGTGGCATAAATGCGATTTTCCCTGAAACCTCCCAttatgaatgaatgaatgaatcaTGTGATGAGCTGTGGGCCTGtggttttgtttgtttgtttgttttatcAACAGAGAAGAGATTGGCTTTAATCTTGGAGGATGAATGGACCTTGATGATCATCTTCTACTCCCTATGTGAATAGTATAGTAAGCTGGAGAGATAGATAGGAGGATGATCATcttgtttaaaaaaaaattatatcatttcattATCTTGGGAAAGTGAAATCTTGTGTTCGATTAACCTTGTGGGGGGTGTGAAGTCTGATTTATTTAAAACGAACGGAACCTCGCCTCTGTATTTTTATATATACAGTATAAATTTGTGTATATTTCACAGCTTGTTACGTGCTCCCTtcgttttaaaataagtgtcttaagcttagtgcaaagttgagacacttattttggaacggagggagtacaattttgtattagagctagtacaaagttgagacagttattttgaaacGAAGGGAATATATTGTTGCAGTCTTTTTTTTTTATTCATAATAGGAAAAAAGATGAGTTGCAAATGCAAAAATGGTAACTTTGAAGATGATGAAAACATGTGgcgagaggaggagaggagatgagatgagatgatcCGTCTCCAGACACACATGAGGGCGGAGGTGTTCCTCCTCTCGTCTCGCCTTATCCCTCTCTCCTCCCCACTCTTCCCCACTCGACCCACCCACGGCCACCGCCGATGATGTCCATCACCTCCACCGCCGGGACCCCGCTCTGCCCGCCGCCCGTCTCCAGGGGCGGACGGCGCGGAGGCAGGTTGTGCGCCGTCCGAGCCCAAGGTAACACTTCCTTCTCCCAACCAAACCCCCCAAATCCAAATCCAAATCCAAACCCTCTGAATCTGAAAAAAAAAATCGCTTCTTGCCGCGTTTTGCAGCGGCCGGAGACGGGGGAGCGGCGGATTCGTCGGAGCAAAAGTCCGTGGAGATAATGCGCAAGTTCTCGGAGCAGTACGCCCGCCGCTCCAGCACCTTCTTCTGCTCCGACAAGTCCGTCACCGCCGTCGTCATCAAGGTCACCGCCCTCCCCCTTCCCCTCATCCTTTCCCTGCTGCTGGTCATTACCTGGACCCTCGACTCCATCTTCTTCGTCCACCAGCCGCTGCAAATGCCAGCTAATTAAGGTCAAACAGTGTGGTTCATGATGGTGTACTTCATTCACAtacctcctcctgctgctgctgctgtactGATGTGATGTGCCTCCTTGTTGATTGATTGATCGATTGATTCAAATTAAGCTCTAACAGCGTCCATGTTCACGCCCATGATGTGTCTGCCCCTCTCCTTTGATGATTAGTTCATTGATTTTGTTAACTAGAAGAAGAAAACctctttttttgcaggggcttgctGACCACAAGGATCAACTCGGAGCTCCTCTCTGCCCCTGCAGGTAGTATTCAATCATCTCATGCCTTGTTAGGAACGCATCGTCTGTTTTTGTTTCCGACACACAGACATGTGCCGTTACTTACTTACTTACATGCCCGCCTGAACGTGCTGCTTTTGGAATCGAATCAAACCAGGCATTACGACGACAAGGCCGCCGAGGCGGCCCAAGGCTTCTGGAACTGCCCGTGCGTCCCCATGCGAGAAAGGTGAGGCAAAACTTCCCTGCCTTCTGCTATCACTTGTTACGGTAGCGTGTAGAAAAAGGATGGGAAGGGATGGGATGCTCTTTTTTCTCGTCGTGTTTAAATGCCAGAGATGTACCAGGTGGTTCAGTTTCAACCCCTCTTGGCTTCTTATCATTGTCCGACATATGTTCCTTTCTGTTGCGTATACATTTCGCATTAACTTTGATTTGCCACCGGAGAACAAGTTAGCCGGACGCGTATCTCCTGTGACGTTAGCACATATTATTGACTACCCCCTCCGATCTGTCAACATACATCCATTTGAGCGATAaataatatggatcggagggagtattacTTATGTATGATAAAGAACCGTGGCACGCAAGTCGTGCTAGCTTTCAACTGAAAAGGGATTTATTACAGTGAAAGCTCGGTTAGAATCATCTGTTCTTTACCCACTCACTTGTGCATAGCAGTAAACAAACTACCGTGGAATGTAAGTGGTATCAAGCGAAAGCTCGGTTTGGATAATTTGGTTCCTCACCCACTGATGTTATTATAGTAAACAGCCATCAAACATTATTTAGACTGTGCTGGTATGTGACCTGGAGGAaagtataataataataataatctcTGTTTCTTCAACTCTGTGATCTACTTGAATCTCGGCTATAATAATAATCTCTGTTTCTTCAACTCTGTGATCTACTTGAATCTCGGCTATAATGATCTCTGTTTCTTCAACTCTGTCATCTACTTGTGCAGGAAGGAGTGCCATTGCATGCTTTTCCTTACGCCCGACAACGATTTTGCCGGAGAGGACCAGGCATGTCCATCTCCTTTTCATATTGCCGATGCCGCAACTTCAGATACTGCCTAGCTCTATATTATCTCATTCTTACACGTGGACGCATACCTTTTTGCAGGCCATCAGCTTGGAGGAGATCAAGGAGGCGACGTCCAAGTACTAACCAGAAAACGCCTGTTTTTGCTCGAGAGGGGGATATAGTCGGTCGGTCGGTCGTCGTTGTCGGACCTGTATATGTAGTATCTCTGTAACAGCAGCAGGAAAATAAAAATTTGTGTCTGGAATGATGTCTGTTGTCATCCGtctcgagagaaattaaggcCTGATGGTTGCATTCCCCGGCTTGTCAATGTTACCAAATTTATTGCGTGTTTTTGGGCTCGCGTAAAGCCTACTCCATTGTGATAGGAAGGAAGCAAGGAAGGAAGGATGTTGTGTGAAACGTCGTCGTCCTGATGCTTCATTTTTCTTCCTGAGTGAATGAATGGTGTGTGGAAGGGAAGCAACAGCAACGTGCCATTGCCCGTGTCCATGGCACCCAACAACCTTTTATATCTGTTCATTGTCATTATTATGTCTTTTGTTATGCATCTGTGTGTTGCTTTTGCAACCACAgtgttatatactccctccgcccTGAATTACTTGTCGTCTAGATCTATTTTAGTTTTAGATTCATCCATTTTCATACAATTccgcgacaagtaattccggacagagggagtatatgcgATTTGCTCCATGTGCCCTCGTGCGCTCCATTTATCTGATCAACATCTATTACAGTACCATTTAGTGTACAATTGTTGCATTTTATTGTTGTGGACCTCAGTTTTCCATTTCTTGGCCTCGATGTGCCGTCTTGGATGAAACGAACCAAAAAACCGAGTTCATTTCATTTTACAGAAGAAACGGAGGAACCCTAGATAGGTAGCCAGGTGATCACCAGTGTGTGATGGTGAGTGAGGAGGGATGAGTTGTTGCAGTTAGGCTGCtgtatagatagatagataggtaGTAGAAGTCCATGACTCGCCATCACCCACCAATCAATCTCACTCCCTTCCTCCCATCACTGacttaagtgtgtgtgtgtgtgtgggcttcTTCATCTTTTTTTTCTCCCTTTCCCACGGCTCCATCCATTACTATTCGTCACTGTCCTGGTTTTATTGCTCTAGCAGTACATAAACATTGCAAATAATTTGTTGATTTGCTCTCCTTCTGTGGCCTCTTGTTAATCATCCACCCATCCATCCATCGCTGGGGTGCTTGTTTGCCATGGCTCCTCAGCAGGTGAAGCTCGTCTCCACCATCTTCCATTCAAGAATATGGATGGCTTGCGTGCCTTGAAGATGACGCTTCTTTGTTTGTTTGGTTGTCTTGCAGGAGGGCAGCAAGAtggaggaagaggaagacgaGGAGGAGCACCGTCGTCATCGTCATGGCGAGCGGCCGCTGCTCTCGGCGTGCGcgcaggaggagcaggaggaagcCAGCAAGCCGTTGCCATTGCcggcgaagaggaggaggaggaggagcctgaGCAGGTCGTCAAGATCAGGCGAGCAGGAGGACGGCGCCACccgctccctctccttctccaggCTCTTCAGCAGCTTCAGGatgatcgccgccgccgccgtggacATTGATCAGGATCAGCTAGCTGCTGCTGAAGACGGACGTGCAGCCCTCAACCctcaccaccatcatcatcaccagccgCCGTATCCCAAGCCGGTGTGCCGGACGCAGTCGCTGCCGATGACCAGCATCTCCAGGAGGCTCCCTGCACCCCACGGCCACCACCGGAAGCGGGTGGCCGACTCGAGCTCCCTGCGCCGGTTCCGGGtctcgtcgtccttgtcgtcggcGCCGCCCGTGCCATTGCCCGAGTCAGAATCGTCACCACCCTCTTCGCCATTACCATCACCatcagaagaggaagaaggagaggaggtgggggaggaggaggcggtgtgcCGGATCTGCATGGTGGCGCtgtgcgaggaggaggacgaggaagaagaaggaggaggcgacggcgacggcgtggTGCTGAAGCTCGAGTGCCGGTGCAAGGGCGAGCTGGCGCTGGCGCACCGGCGCTGCGCGCTCCGGTGGTTCGGCATCAAGGGCAACGCCAACTGCGACGTCTGCGGCCACGACGTCCTCAACCTCCCCGTCACcctccgccgcctccccgtccctcccccaccaccacctcCCACCGCCGGCAACAATGGCGGCGCCaaccaagaaggagaaggaggaggagaaaggaggggGCTGAGAGGTGTGTGGAGGCACGGGACGGTGATCCTGGTGGTGGTGAGCATGCTGGCATACTTCTGCTTCCTGGAGCAGCTGCTGGTGGGCGACCACGGCAGCAACGCCGCGGCGGCCCTCGCCGTCTCCGTGCCCTTCGCCGTCGTCCTCGGCACCTTCTCGGCGCTCACCACCGCCGGGATGGTCTCCTCCAGGAGATACGTGTGGGCATACTCGGCGCTGCAGTTCCTGTTGGTCGTCCTCTTCACCCACCTCTTCTACCGCTACGTCAAGCTCCAGGCCGTCATCGCCATCATCCTCTCCACCTTCGCAGGCTTCGGCGTCGCCATCTGCACCAACGCCGTCCTCCTCCAGGCCATCCGCTGGAAGGCCGCCGCCGACACCGCCCGCCGCCCCTCGCCGTCCGAGCCGGACCACCATATCCCTGAGCCATAGCtaccacatatatatatatatatatatatatatatatatatatatatatatactttctTACTGTATATATATGCAGTTACCTGTTGCTGTTGGCCACCCTTCTCCCAGATTTTGTGTATGAATATGTATAGAGTATGAAATGTTTGAAAATGTATAGTGAAGGACTTCATGCTTTTATTATTGGATTCTAGTTAACATTTGTGTTCTCATTTCAACATACACTTGTTCCAGCTGCCCAACCTGACAACTCCACCTAGAAGCAACTATTCCTTCTGCACCCTCTGCTTTCGGCATCGGCGCCTGCCTCGTGCTTGTCGTCAATGGCGTAAGTAATCATCCCCTACAACTCGTCCTTCGGGTTCGAGCCGGAGCTCTTCTCGGCCTCGGTCGATGAGCCTGGGCCATCGGTGCTGTCGGTCTGCGTCGCTGACGAGTACGAGTCAGGGCGCTTGAGCTTGAACGGGATGGCGGCatgcttcttgaggaacttgtacATCTCCACCACCGTCCGGTCCCCCTCGAAAGttatctgcaaagtttcagccagcAAATTGAGTCAGTATATCAGGTTTCCCAGTTGAGTAGGACCCCATAGTGCCATTCAAGCTCCACTCATGAGCTTCGCTAGCTGTCTACTGAATCTACTACCACTACCCAAAACTGGAAACATCAGATCTATAAGCACTTACAGGCTCAAAGCTTTTCTTCCCCGCTGGATAGAAGAGTA
This genomic stretch from Hordeum vulgare subsp. vulgare chromosome 6H, MorexV3_pseudomolecules_assembly, whole genome shotgun sequence harbors:
- the LOC123401200 gene encoding uncharacterized protein LOC123401200, which produces MRTKRAGSDRARPPPPPMPAVGARRSTRVFLPRAHKQAPRSPEPARVTRSAKRLAISSNHSHWLGWEQRAASTSDDDDDDDGPKPRTPQREPSPDRPMSPRSFGAVYRRKRRQRPPPEPEDLANGDGDDGSDRRFGLVFTRKHKRAKLAPFGLCSSSRELASTVGLLEDAHFLGGAVGSRSAVLVVLVDASSPGSSSRFSRLLLPVLLWLRRRQRSHVRSLASFLLASPAVATAFASHGVHFIRLQRQRASALLQRPTVNCGWCELRGAGPSRQPVLSVNFSAFPSYFQGLHSATALRFIYLPAVIRRAMGLAGGAEEESYSRDHPEVDSGSPSTGDATPAVGSYGAVQDYVPLEQAPGVVLHGLRLKKHQRKRSSMRHPLSRRRRLTVRFSDKEIGVKEGTVTSQTELQNPPLTGGPEVSEEPVQPKPAMEISLDLLDNMDDSDVSTPMGPSGKQKRSFFKSPVDRTSERPALSEVRQNIDTFRCKANLLIIQADRCWREEGAEVMLELSNSNGWCVAVKLHGVTRVSLKPSEQRFYVVNRHTHAYVWAVEDGWKLEFPDKWDWLLFKELHIEGRERNSQGKIIPIPGVHEVSDGMGGTVADPFSRPVTDYIRTADDEVARALSRDSAYDMDSEDEEWLIQLKHGPSDRRRTRLNQISYEDFEKLITLFEKDAYNNPEEANDVDQLLSRHPALGKGDNVLAIYGYWTNKRDKKGTPLLRIFQGAPAVRRGRPSQKSSVKKKRSVKRPQRSQPGRGKPGFFLQGGEGEALQRVVEADRAAKQAVDKAIQLRSRAQALMERANLAAYKSVMAVRIADAASVSERCRDVVWRSLD
- the LOC123403933 gene encoding ferredoxin-thioredoxin reductase catalytic chain, chloroplastic-like, producing the protein MMSITSTAGTPLCPPPVSRGGRRGGRLCAVRAQAAGDGGAADSSEQKSVEIMRKFSEQYARRSSTFFCSDKSVTAVVIKGLADHKDQLGAPLCPCRHYDDKAAEAAQGFWNCPCVPMRERKECHCMLFLTPDNDFAGEDQAISLEEIKEATSKY
- the LOC123403931 gene encoding uncharacterized protein LOC123403931, giving the protein MAPQQEGSKMEEEEDEEEHRRHRHGERPLLSACAQEEQEEASKPLPLPAKRRRRRSLSRSSRSGEQEDGATRSLSFSRLFSSFRMIAAAAVDIDQDQLAAAEDGRAALNPHHHHHHQPPYPKPVCRTQSLPMTSISRRLPAPHGHHRKRVADSSSLRRFRVSSSLSSAPPVPLPESESSPPSSPLPSPSEEEEGEEVGEEEAVCRICMVALCEEEDEEEEGGGDGDGVVLKLECRCKGELALAHRRCALRWFGIKGNANCDVCGHDVLNLPVTLRRLPVPPPPPPPTAGNNGGANQEGEGGGERRGLRGVWRHGTVILVVVSMLAYFCFLEQLLVGDHGSNAAAALAVSVPFAVVLGTFSALTTAGMVSSRRYVWAYSALQFLLVVLFTHLFYRYVKLQAVIAIILSTFAGFGVAICTNAVLLQAIRWKAAADTARRPSPSEPDHHIPEP